The Marinobacter bohaiensis genome segment CGGGCCGCGTCCCACGGGTTGTGCGTGGTGCCGTAGAGGCTGTTGAAGGTCTGCAGGTCACCGGCCAGTTCCGGCACGTTGGTCTTGCCCAGCACGATGGCGCCGGCGTCCAGCAGTCGTTGCACGGCTGGAGCGGTGCGCGGGGAGACGTGATCCCTGAGCTTGCCGTGGCCGGCCGTGGTGGGCCAGCCCTTGATTTCGAAGGTTTCCTTGATGGTCATGGGCACGCCATGCAGGAGGCCCCAATCTTCGCCGCGTTGGGCGGCGGCATCGGCCGCTTCGGCCTGGCGCCGGGCGTCGTCGGCGCGCAGCACGACGATGGCGTTGAGGTCGGGGTTATGGCGCTCGATGCGCTGGAGGAAATGGTCGAGGACCTCGACGGCCGAAAAATCCTGACGGCGGATGCCGTCGGCGAGGGCAAAGCTGCTCATCTGGTGATAATGCACGATCAGCGGTTCCTGTGTTGTGGGGCGATTCCGCCCGTTCTTGTTATGCCTCTCCAAAATAGATCCACCGTGGCAAGATAGATTAATCGTGAAAATTGTGAAACAGTGTTTCGCAATACATGCGTAGGCTATGGAAAAAACAACACGACGAACAACAAGAGGAAACGTCATGATCGAGGTGAATCGCGAGCCCGGCCTCGTCCGGCTGACCATCCGGCGTCCGGAGAAGAAGAACGCCCTGACTCGCGCCATGTACGACGATTTGTCCACCGCCGTGGACGAGGCGGCCGCCGATCGGAGCGTCCACGCCATCGTGCTGAGCGGTTGCGAGGGCCTGTTCACCGCCGGCAACGACCTGGACGATTTTCGCGCCCGGGCGGTGGACCCCGATCCCCAGCCGTCGGCGGGGCTGGCCTTCATCGAGCGGCTGATGCACTGCGATACGCCGGTGATCGCCGCCGTCGAGGGCATCGCCATTGGCATCGGCACCACGCTGCTGTTCCATTGTGACATCGTGGTGGCTGGCCGGTCGGCACGGTTCCGCACGCCGTTTGTCGATCTGGGCCTGTCGCCGGAGGCCGCGTCCACCGTGATGGGACCGCTGCGCATGGGCTATCGCCGGGCGCTGGACCTGCTGGTGTTTGGTGACACCCTGGACGGGCAGGCGGCGCTGGACGCCGGCCTGGCCTCGCAGGTGGTCAGCGACGGCGAGGCGGAAACCGTCGCTCTGGAGCGCGCGCGCAAGCTGGTGAAACAGCCCCGGGACGCGCTGCGGGCCAGCAAACGGCTGATGATGGACCCCTGGCGCGAGCCGGCCAAGGCGGCTCTGGAACGGGAGCGGGACGTGTTTGCCGAGCGCCTGCGGTCGCCCGAGTGCC includes the following:
- a CDS encoding enoyl-CoA hydratase/isomerase family protein, which encodes MIEVNREPGLVRLTIRRPEKKNALTRAMYDDLSTAVDEAAADRSVHAIVLSGCEGLFTAGNDLDDFRARAVDPDPQPSAGLAFIERLMHCDTPVIAAVEGIAIGIGTTLLFHCDIVVAGRSARFRTPFVDLGLSPEAASTVMGPLRMGYRRALDLLVFGDTLDGQAALDAGLASQVVSDGEAETVALERARKLVKQPRDALRASKRLMMDPWREPAKAALERERDVFAERLRSPECQAVLAGMGKR